The DNA window TCGAATTGGTAGTGGCGGGCGAGATTGTCGAACACTTGCAAGTAATACGTCGACGTCGCGGAGCGCCACGGCGCGACCGCGCCTTCGCGCAAGCTGAGCTCCGGATTCGGCACGATCGCCTCCGGAGCGAAATGCATCTTGGTGCCGAGGCCGGAACACGCGGGACAGGCCCCGATCGGACTATTAAAGGAGAAGAGTTGCGGTGTGAGTTCCGGATAGCTAATTCCGCATTCGATACAGGCCGCCTTCGCGCTGAGCAGCAGGCTTTCGGTCCCCGCTTCCACGCGCGCGACGCCGTCGCCGTGGCGGAGCGCCGTTTCCAACGAATCGGGGAGCCGATTGCCGATGTCGGGTCGCAACACCAATCGATCCACGATCAACTCGATGGTGTGCGGACGTTTCTTGTCGAGCGTGATCGCTTCGCCCAAGTCTCGCGCAGTGCCGTCGATCAGGGCGCGCGCAAAACCCGCCTTGCGCAAACTCGCCAACTCCTTCGCGAACGTCCCTTTGCGGTTGCGCGCGATCGGCGCGAAGATCGTGAACTTCGTCTGGGTGGGGAACGCCATTAATTGATCCACCATCTGGGTGACCGTTTGCGATTCGATCGGTCGCCGGCATTGATGACAATGCGGCACGCCGATGCGGGCGTAGAGCAATCGCAAATAGTCGTAGATCTCCGTGATCGTACCGACCGTGGAGCGTGGATTGTGGCTGGTTGTTTTTTGATCGATCGCAATCGCCGGCGAGAGACCATCGATCGATTCGACGTCCGGTTTTTCCATCTGTCCCAGGAATTGTCGCGCGTACGCGGACAGCGATTCGACGTAACGGCGTTGGCCTTCGGCGTAGATGGTGTCGAACGCGAGCGTCGATTTGCCGGAGCCGGAGAGGCCGGTGATGACGACGAAGCGATTGCGCGGGATGTCGACGTCGATCCCTTGCAGATTGTGCGTCCGCGCGCCGCGGACGGAAAGGAGTTGCGGTTCCATCGTGAAGCTTGGCTAGTTGCCTGATGGCGGACAGCATGTCAACTTCCGGGAATCGCCGGATTTTCGGGGGCGGCAGGGCTGGGCGGGGCACGCGGTGAAAAAATTCATTGGCAATTATTGGGGGCTATGTTACGCGCCCGCACCGAAAGGAGGTGAAAACCAAATGAACAAGATCAGCACAATCGTAGCAGTGGCAGTCGTCGGCTTCGCAATGAACGCGATGGCGACGAGCACGACCACGACCACGACTCCGGCAGCGACGACGCCGCATACCACGGCGACGGCGCCTGCGACCACGACGACACCGGCCGCAAAGCCGGCGACGACGACGGCCCCAGCCGCCACGACCACGACGGCCAGTGCCGTGCAGATGATCTCGGGCGAAATCACGAGCATCACCCCGACGAACTGCAAGATTAAGGACACGGCCGGCAAGGAGCTGACCTTCAACGTCCCCGAAACCATGAAGACTAAGGCGACGGCGTGGAAGGTAGGCGACAAGGTCACAGCGCAGTATGACACCAAGACTTTCAACTTGGTCGATGTTGCGAAGCAGTAAGACCGATTTGTTGGATGAATATCAAGAGGCCTGGGAGGCGACTCCCGGGCCTCTTTGTTTGTTGGCAACTTCTATTGACGTGCCGCCGATAGATAAGAAGACATGAGCAAGATGGGTTCCATCGGGAGTGTGTCGCAGGGCGTTGGGCGCGTGGTCGAGGTGGATGTGCGGGCAGCGGTGCGACGGCGACTCCGTGGCGGGACAGAACGGCGTGGGCCGCAGATCGTGCCGTTGGCCGTGCATGCGGCGGCGAGTGCGGCGCGTGTAGGCGGCGGCCTCTGGACTCCGGCGTCAGCGAGTGCAGTGAAGTCGGACCGGACGCAACCAACCGGCTGGCGTTTACCGCTTGCGCTCGAGTTTTGTGGTTTGCCGCCCGAAATGGCCGAGCGCATCGTTTGGGCGTTGGCGCCGTATGTCGCGTGGGAGGCCGATCCGCGGCGTTTAGGTCAATCGGTCTCGGCGACGTTGCGGCTCTCGGGGATGGCGATCCCGGTGTTGCAGGAACGTGGACTCTCGGATGCCGCCGTGCGGGTTACATTGCAACACGCCCGGCATTTTTTTGCCGTGCGCCGTTTGATCGTGGGTCGTTCCGAGCAGCTGGGAGCGCGTCCGTTTGGTGCCGAGCTCAAACTGCGGCATCTGTCCATACAATATCGCGTGCCGATTCCGAAACCATTGCGGACTCGCGTGCTGGAGGCCGTGATCCGGCTCGATGGGGCCCTTCCAGCGGACTGGCAAGGCACGTTGACGCCGCGCCATGGGGTCGTCCAACGGGTCTTTCCGACGGCGGAGCCGTGGCTGGTTGATTGTGCCATCCATTTACTCAACCACGCCCGTACTGCGCCCGATGACGTCCGCGTCGTGTTGCGGATGGCGCGGCTGCTGCAAGGCGTGGCCACACGCGATGCCGAGGCGCACGGATTTACGCAAGGCGATGTCGAACTGCTCGAGCTCGGGAAATTGCGCCGCATCCCCGACGCCAATAGCGTCGCCGCGAAGTATGGGCTCAGCGTGGAGCGTTTCGGGCGCACGTATTCCGCCACGCACTTTCCTCAAGTGGAGTGGAACAGATTGCGCGTGTTGCGGCCGTGCGTGTTGGACCCCGCCGATCTTCCGAAGGTGATGGCGTTCATGCAACGCTCGCCGACGTTAGGCGAATACTTGATGGCATGGCGCAAACAGCGGGGCGAGACGATGGAGGCCGCCGGCGCGCGGATCGGGCGGACTCCCTCCGCGTATGACCGTCTCGAGGCCAACGGCGCGCCACCCGAATGGCCGACGTTGGCCACGCTCTTGCCCCGTGCCGTGCATGACGACGTCCGCCGATTGTGCATGGCCACGTGGTATCCCGAGCTGCTCGATCCTGAACGCGGCTATCCGCACTTCATCTACGAGCGCTTAGAGCGGGAACCGCTGTATATCTGGCGCCGCGAGAGCGATCCGGTCGGGCGGATTCGGGCCTATGCGCGCGATCCGGGAAGTCCGGGTGAGCAGTATTACTTCGCGCGACTGCGCCGTGGCCTCTCCGGGACCGAGGTCTTTCAGCAAACCGGCCGCCAAGTCGGGCCGCAGCTGTTGCCGTTGATCGAACGGAATATCGTGCGCCCGACGCCGGAGGAACATGCGGCACTCTGTGCGTTATTGCAGCTCGATGCGGCCACGATCGGCGCACAGCTCGCCGCACGCAGCTATCCGCCGATGTCGCGCGGGATCGCATTGGATCTGGTGCGCGCCGACGGTTCGATGGATATCGCACGCCTCCGTTTCCGGCCCACGTTGCGGACGTTTCGAGCGCTGGCCACGGTGCTGAATGTGCCCCGTGGCCGCTTGGCGCGACAGATCAACGCGCGCTTCACGCCGGAATTCCAGCCCCGCGACTTTCCATCGTTTCAAGGCGTCTCGATTCCGTTCACGTCCGACGACCTGGATAAGCTCCGCGCGTTCCACGCGTTGGGGCATCAAACGGTTGCGGAAATGATGCTGTTCGCGCGACTGCGCCCCAAACGGTGCTGGGCCGCTCGCCGCGCCGCCGCCAAGTTGGGGATGACGTATGACCGTTATTGTTGTTTGGAATCCCGCAGCGCCGTTCCCACCCCCGCGGAACTGACCCTCGTCGCCGTTGTCTTCGAGTACGACATCACACAACTCCGCGCCGTGCTTGCCGCGGAAGCCCATTAAATGCGCCAGCGGGCGTCTCGACTATTACTGCCTAGTCACTGCGGGAGAGATACTGGGCCGGGGTTAGCGCGGGGATGGCGAGTTTGTCGGCGAAGTGGCGGGCATTCCAACTAATGAAGGCGGCCAGGTGGTCGGCAAAGCGTTGGACGGCTGAGGCGATCTGGGCATCGCCGAGACTCTGCTTCTTCAACATCTGCTGGAAGATGGCCGGGATGTCGTATTGGAGCTGACCGGTCGCATCGGCAGGGAACAAAATCTTGACCCCGTACCGTTTCGGAAAGTTGGCGTAGAGGCCGAGCAGTTCTTGTTCCGTGAGATTGAATGAGAGAATGCCGCAGACCTCCAGCACATTAAAGATGGAGGTAGCGCCGGG is part of the Deltaproteobacteria bacterium genome and encodes:
- a CDS encoding helix-turn-helix transcriptional regulator, translated to MGSIGSVSQGVGRVVEVDVRAAVRRRLRGGTERRGPQIVPLAVHAAASAARVGGGLWTPASASAVKSDRTQPTGWRLPLALEFCGLPPEMAERIVWALAPYVAWEADPRRLGQSVSATLRLSGMAIPVLQERGLSDAAVRVTLQHARHFFAVRRLIVGRSEQLGARPFGAELKLRHLSIQYRVPIPKPLRTRVLEAVIRLDGALPADWQGTLTPRHGVVQRVFPTAEPWLVDCAIHLLNHARTAPDDVRVVLRMARLLQGVATRDAEAHGFTQGDVELLELGKLRRIPDANSVAAKYGLSVERFGRTYSATHFPQVEWNRLRVLRPCVLDPADLPKVMAFMQRSPTLGEYLMAWRKQRGETMEAAGARIGRTPSAYDRLEANGAPPEWPTLATLLPRAVHDDVRRLCMATWYPELLDPERGYPHFIYERLEREPLYIWRRESDPVGRIRAYARDPGSPGEQYYFARLRRGLSGTEVFQQTGRQVGPQLLPLIERNIVRPTPEEHAALCALLQLDAATIGAQLAARSYPPMSRGIALDLVRADGSMDIARLRFRPTLRTFRALATVLNVPRGRLARQINARFTPEFQPRDFPSFQGVSIPFTSDDLDKLRAFHALGHQTVAEMMLFARLRPKRCWAARRAAAKLGMTYDRYCCLESRSAVPTPAELTLVAVVFEYDITQLRAVLAAEAH